The following coding sequences are from one Aethina tumida isolate Nest 87 chromosome 2, icAetTumi1.1, whole genome shotgun sequence window:
- the LOC109595342 gene encoding heparan sulfate 2-O-sulfotransferase pipe encodes MDLLHKMDGFYRHRRISFPKRTSELIALMAISTTLFLFLHTRDLNTKLKEMEVKLQPDYIISSNQIISGNSAPAGVKAMMKLLQSTGEMTTLEPYQLNNTRKAQQEIVFFNRVPKVGSQTLMELIRRLSIRNDFGFHQDRVQRVETIRLAPEDQEELSGLVSSYEPPGVYIKHVCFTNLSAYGYPEPIYINLVRDPVERVISWYYYIRAPWYYVERKIAFPDIPLPDPKWLKKDFEHCVVSGDRECKYLTGEIREGIGDHRRQSMFFCGHHADCLPFNTDGALERAKRAVEQHYAVVGVLEELNTTMTVLEKYVPRFFQGASDIYWNEISRFNPINKNSFKPPVSEEIKEMVRRNFTKEIEFYEFCKQRLHKQYLALKLPDKP; translated from the exons GACGAGCGAACTGATAGCTTTAATGGCAATATCGACTACGTTGTTTCTTTTCCTGCACACGCGTGATCTCAACACGAAACTGAAAGAAATGGAAGTCAAACTACAGCCCGACTACATCATATCATCGAATCAAATTATTTCAG GAAACAGTGCACCCGCCGGAGTCAAGGCGATGATGAAACTTCTACAAAGCACCGGAGAG ATGACGACGCTGGAACCGTATCAGTTGAACAACACGAGGAAGGCGCAGCAAGAAATCGTATTCTTCAATCGAGTGCCCAAAGTAGGCTCGCAAACTTTGATGGAGCTGATCAGGAGGCTGAGCATAAGGAATGACTTCGGGTTCCATCAGGACAGGGTGCAAAGGGTGGAAACCATTCGATTGGCGCCCGAGGACCAGGAAGAACTATCTGGATTAGTGTCTAGTTATGAACCACCTGGTGTTTACATCAAACATGTGTGCTTTACAAACCTTTCAGC ATATGGATATCCAGAACCAATATACATTAACTTGGTTAGGGATCCGGTGGAAAGAGTTATATCGTGGTACTACTACATTAGAGCTCCGTGGTACTACGTTGAAAGAAAAATCGCCTTCCCAGATATACCTTTACCAGATCCTAAGTGGCTCAAAAAA gaTTTTGAACATTGTGTGGTGTCGGGTGACAGAGAGTGCAAATATTTAACAGGCGAGATCCGTGAAGGAATTGGTGATCACAGACGTCAGTCCATGTTTTTTTGTGGTCATCACGCCGACTGTTTACCATTTAACACTGACGGCGCCCTGGAGAGGGCAAAGAGGGCTGTTGAACAGCATTACGCGGTGGTGGGGGTGTTGGAAGAATTGAATACTACCATGACGGTTTTGGAGAAGTATGTGCCGAGGTTTTTCCAAGGCGCCTCAGATATTTATTGGA atgAAATTAGTAGGTTCAATCCAATAAACAAGAACTCCTTCAAACCACCGGTGAGTGAAGAGATCAAAGAAATGGTCAGGAGGAATTTCACAAAAGAAATCGAATTCTATGAATTCTGCAAACAGAGACTTCACAAACAGTATTTAGCATTGAAACTACCCGACAAGCCATAA